A single Drechmeria coniospora strain ARSEF 6962 chromosome 03, whole genome shotgun sequence DNA region contains:
- a CDS encoding mRNA capping nucleoside-triphosphatase produces MDLRSVLNTSDNGERVPPKTSPKQQQQQQQEQQRQQQRQQQQQQQQRQQQQQQQQRQQQQQQQQQQQQQQQQQQQQQQQQQQQQQLQQQHPPPRSAQGAAQYSYRDYVSQPPRPSPGKIITNTQDYGHPPTPHAYPPQSPYQAQGQFPVRTAQTPQIQQPAASFHHAPSPGSMHAPAPSPYRQAPTPTSASPAAAAAGYPFPSGQQPEMMSPSQRQTPYPPGHYPQSQQQQQQLQQQQQQQHHQQHQRRDSYSQPIGAHGPAYGQQPQPQQQQHQAQQVAQSPLVATPGASSSHPYMHQRSRSTHSTPTPTSAHSQHHFGSPHLLGSPIVPSQPPPADFHRQPSQPLTPIGPPPARHLTFPVQPPSPYQQRVASMAAGPTLQQQQQQQQQQQHRSSPSQPASRPAPQRVANVHAPPTQEPPASDNLLPPERETSLSVSPRTRVTSLASTASIPDKSVLPPEPDRRLPAHSAAPHRAAVDVVTPAKRKLDDRSLSPAEMENREARPPPGQVNGRHQSLASKSSLPDKSISPDKSLTPNKLSSPHKTSSPHKPSTPSKPSSPAVPRRRRVHGDPPVWAQSMRILGKGMPKAANFVLKKRVHAPLSASATTPATTTTTATTTAPVPAPAPVDGKREGVKPEHRSRHPSPEATRAPRANSQSFPPAAEPGPRDMLGPWEASITGVKPYEEISKTVADFIFIHVINNPDFKEIASRGIQFEIEAKLGTLIDKDTNGRVERSIDTECILRDTGRAHHKSFNDFLNQVVIQTDPRAPNGGSRVQVHYKHRREVDRYFELPPDLQNRLPGCMRSRLGPRSRNVRVRVTYDQRTQDVLAKIIKARVADIDLHMPTCPMDCRLSINLEMPWDGPAEELEQLVVNPNDRQPERSKDRLSYNQGHYQVDLTQVTMTSHGPASSQRLEKEHELEIELSPGIVIDQGSKAMKGVPHRYQELIEGLLDNIRVLSRKAREFA; encoded by the exons ATGGATCTCCGATCTGTCCTGAACACGTCGGACAACGGCGAACGTGTACCTCCCAAGACGTCGCCCaaacagcagcagcagcagcagcaggaacAGCAGCGtcaacagcaacggcagcaacagcagcaacagcagcaacggcagcaacagcagcaacagcagcaacggcagcaacagcagcaacagcagcaacagcagcaacagcagcaacagcagcaacagcagcaacagcagcagcagcagcagcagcagcaactgCAACAGCAGCATCCGCCGCCTCGATCGGCCCAAGGCGCGGCCCAGTACAGTTATCGCGACTACGTCTCCCAACCCCCTCGCCCGAGCCCAGGCAAGATCATCACGAACACGCAAGACTATGGCCACCCCCCCACGCCGCATGCCTATCCGCCGCAGTCGCCCTACCAAGCCCAGGGTCAGTTTCCGGTTCGCACGGCGCAGACTCCTCAGATCCAGcagccggccgcctcctttCATCACGCTCCGTCCCCGGGCTCCATGCACGCCCCAGCTCCGTCGCCTTACCGccaggcgccgacgccgacgagcgcttccccggccgccgccgccgccggctatCCGTTTCCGTCCGGTCAGCAGCCCGAGATGATGAGCCCCAGCCAGCGGCAAACCCCCTATCCGCCTGGCCATTATCCCCagtcgcagcagcagcagcagcagctccagcaacaacagcagcagcagcaccaccaaCAGCACCAGCGCCGCGACAGCTACTCGCAACCCATCGGAGCACACGGCCCGGCCTACGGGCAGCAGCcacagccgcagcagcagcagcaccaggcACAGCAGGTGGCACAGtcgcccctcgtcgccacgcCGGGTGCCTCGTCCTCTCATCCCTACATGCACCAGCGATCTCGCTCCACCcactcgacgccgacaccgaCCTCGGCACACAGCCAGCACCACTTTGGCTCGCCTCACCTTCTCGGCAGCCCCATCGTGCCCTCCCAGCCGCCTCCTGCCGATTTCCATCGCCAGCCCTCGCAACCTCTCACCCCCATCGGCCCTCCCCCGGCGAGGCATCTGACCTTTCCCGTCCAGCCGCCGAGCCCGTACCAGCAGCGCGTcgcctccatggccgccggcccaaccttgcagcagcagcagcagcagcagcagcagcagcagcatcggTCCTCGCCGAGCCAACCGGCATCCCGCCCGGCTCCCCAACGCGTGGCGAACGTCCATGCTCCCCCGACGCAGGAGCCGCCCGCGTCCGACAATCTCCTGCCGCCCGAGAGAGAAACGAGCTTGTCGGTGAGCCCGAGGACGCGAGTCACCTCCCTCGCGAGTACGGCGAGCATCCCCGACAAATCGGTCCTTCCACCCGAACCCGACAGGCGTCTGCCTGCTCATTCTGCCGCCCCCCACAGGGCCGCGGTGGACGTCGTGACGCCGGCGAAGAGGAAGCTCGACGACCGCAGCTTGAGCCCCGCCGAGATGGAGAACAGGGAGGCTCGACCTCCGCCTGGCCAGGTCAACGGCCGTCACCAGAGCCTCGCGAGCAAGTCTTCGCTGCCCGACAAGTCCATCTCGCCCGACAAGTCTTTGACGCCAAACAAGCTGTCGTCGCCCCACaagacctcgtcgccccaCAAGCCTTCGACCCCGAGCAAACCTTCGTCCCCGGCGGTGCCTAGGAGGAGGCGAGTGCATGGCGACCCTCCCGTGTGGGCCCAGAGCATGCGCATCCTCGGCAAGGGCATGCCCAAGGCGGCCAATTTCGTCCTCAAGAAACGCGTCCATGCACCTCTGTCCGCATCGGCAACCACACCCGCAACAACAACCACAACCGCAACCACGACCGCACCCGTgcccgcgcccgcgcccgtGGATGGGAAGAGAGAAGGCGTCAAGCCCGAACACCGCAGTCGGCACCCGTCACCCGAAGCGACGCGAGCCCCTCGCGCCAACAGCCAGTCCTTCCCTccggccgccgagccggGCCCGAGAGACATGCTGGGCCCCTGGGAGGCGAGCATCACCGGCGTCAAGCCCTACGAGGAGATATCCAagaccgtcgccgacttcATCTTCATCCACGTCATCAACAACCCCGACTTCAAGGAGATTGCGAGCCGTGGCATCCAGTTCGAGATCGAGGCCAAGCTGGGGACCCTGATCGACAAGGATACCAACGGCCGCGTCGAGAGGTCCATCGATACCGAATGCATCCTGCGCGACACCGGCAGG GCTCACCACAAGTCCTTCAACGACTTTTTGAACCAGGTCGTCATCCAGACGGACCCCCGAGCGCCCAACGGAGGCAGCAGGGTGCAGGTCCACTACAAGCACCGTCGCGAGGTTGACCGTTACTTCGAGCTGCCGCCGGACCTGCAGAACCGGCTGCCCGGCTGCATGCGGTCGAGGCTAGGACCCCGCAGCCGCAACGTGCGCGTGCGAGTCACCTACGATCAGAGGACCCAAGACGTTCTCGCCAAGATCATCAAGGCAcgcgtcgccgacatcgacCTGCACATGCCCACCTGCCCCATGGACTGCCGACTCAGCATCAACCTCGAGATGCCCTGGGATGGTCctgccgaggagctcgagcagctcgtcgtcaaccCCAATGACAGGCAACCCGAGCGTAGCAAGGACAGGCTGAGCTACAATCAAGGCCATTACCAGGTGGACCTGACGCAGGTCACCATGACGTCCCACGGCCCTGCC AGTTCGCAGCGTCTGGAAAAGGAACATGAGCTGGAGATTGAATTGTCccccggcatcgtcatcgaccAAGGTTCCAAGGCGATGAAGGGCGTGCCGCATCGATACCAGGAGCTGATCGAGGGGCTCCTCGATAACATTCGCGTGCTCTCCCGCAAGGCCCGCGAGTTTGCCTAG
- a CDS encoding glycerophosphoryl diester phosphodiesterase family protein — protein sequence MLQNLWLVLAVYGIAAVSAVPRTLPMKQIELGPRPYFLVDSMTEGPLKSQLEKCKEKPMKSSKWSIGHRGGAPLQFPEHSRESNLAGARMGAGVLECDVSFTKDRALVCRHSQCDLHTTTNIVTIPELNAKCTQPFRAAAGGKAASAKCCTSDITLEEFKSLCAKMDSFNSSATNPVDFLGGIPGWRTSLYDSCGTVIDHEEHIALVESLGLRHSPELKVPQVEMPFEGNYTHAMYAQQFIDNYKRAGVPASRVMAQSFYLTDILYWIEAEPAFGRNALLLDQSGETPETYAQAIKNLAGYRSNGVRTIAPPLHYLVESRNGAIVPSKYARRASELGLRVITWSLERSGPLPAVHKNGDYYYTPIRDIVTKDGDMYELVDVLYKQAHVVGMFSDWSATVTFYANCFGIGL from the coding sequence ATGCTCCAAAACCTCTGGCTGGTTCTGGCCGTGTACGGCATTGctgccgtctcggccgtaCCGCGAACTTTGCCCATGAAACAGATCGAACTTGGTCCGCGGCCGTACTTTCTCGTCGACAGCATGACAGAGGGCCCGCTGAAGTCTCAGCTCGAGAAGTGCAAGGAAAAACCGATGAAGTCGTCCAAATGGTCCATTGGCCACCGAGGCGGTGCCCCTCTGCAATTCCCCGAGCACTCCAGGGAGTCcaacctcgccggcgctcgaATGGGTGCCGGTGTGCTTGAATGCGACGTCTCCTTCACCAAGGACCGTGCCCTCGTCTGCCGCCATAGCCAATGCGATCTGCACACGACGACGAATATCGTCACTATCCCGGAGCTCAACGCCAAGTGCACTCAGCCGTTTCGGGCGGCCGCAGGTGGAAAGGCCGCATCGGCCAAGTGCTGCACAAGTGACATCACCCTCGAGGAGTTCAAGTCCCTGTGTGCCAAGATGGATAGCTTCAACAGTTCGGCCACGAATCCGGTCGATTTCCTTGGCGGTATCCCCGGCTGGCGGACTAGTCTGTACGACTCCTGCGGTACCGTCATCGACCACGAGGAGCACATCGCTTTGGTGGAGTCGTTGGGTCTGCGACACTCGCCCGAGCTCAAGGTGCCCCAGGTCGAGATGCCGTTTGAGGGTAATTACACCCATGCCATGTATGCGCAGCAGTTTATAGACAACTATAAACGTGCCGGCGTTCCTGCATCACGCGTCATGGCGCAGAGCTTCTACCTCACCGACATCCTCTACTGGATCGAAGCGGAACCGGCGTTTGGCAGGAATGCCTTGCTGCTGGACCAGTCGGGTGAGACTCCAGAGACCTACGCTCAAGCAATCAAAAACCTGGCTGGGTACCGCTCGAATGGTGTCCGGACCATTGCTCCGCCGCTCCATTATCTGGTGGAGAGCCGAAACGGGGCCATCGTGCCGAGCAAGTatgctcgtcgagcgagcgagcTGGGCCTCAGGGTCATCACTTGGAGTCTTGAGCGAAGTGGGCCGCTTCCGGCGGTGCACAAGAACGGCGACTACTACTACACGCCCATTAGAGACATTGTAACGAAGGACGGCGACATGTACGAGCTGGTtgacgtactgtacaagcaggcGCATGTGGTGGGTATGTTCTCAGATTGGAGCGCGACGGTGACGTTTTATGCCAACTGCTTTGGCATAGGTTTGTGA
- a CDS encoding purine permease, whose product MDENSAPDAIAPVRAGARAAPAARLAASLRSFVRAFTTRDGLLGTYDYAFLFRPNLPFMTKSKYRSPFFGLDDKMPVVLALLLGLQHALSMLAGVIAPPIILSGRGGANLESDQQQYLVSTALIVSGILSCVQIHRFRVPRTRYYIGTGVLSVVGISFSIIPIAQGAFRQMYANGYCPSGPDGEPLPCPRGYGALVGTASVCALVEVLISFLPPRVLLRLFPPIVTGPTVMLIGVHLIESGFKDWMGGSGPCAHPATAAAAFAKCPSIHAPHALPWGSAEFLGLGFSVFVTIMLCERYGSPIMKSTSVVLGLVVGCIIAGAAGYFDGSGIAAAPVASFIWVKTFPLSIYGPLVIPIMAVFVICATEAVGDITATCDVSNLEMHGPNFESRIQGGLLTDGLNGVAAALMTMTPMSRFAQNNGVIALTRCANRKAGFACCFFLIVMGIFTKLAAALVAIPKPVLGGMTTFLFSAVAVSGMAILVRGVEFNRRTRFILTAGLALGYGATLVPNYFEGVFTYHGGNQALAGFLGAIVLIMETGFAVTAAVCMALNLALPEDMDEDTSFDETEVAAEVVASAKEVEEEGEEERREVRRPS is encoded by the exons ATGGACGAGAACAGCGCCCCCGACGCCATCGCGCCCGTCCGCGCCGGCGCGAGGGCCGCACCGGCCGctcggctcgccgcctccctccgGAGCTTCGTCCGCGCCTTCACCACccgcgacggcctcctcggcaccTACGACTACGCCTTCCTCTTCCGGCCCAACCTGCCTTTCATGACAAAGTCCAAGTACCGGAGCCCCTtcttcggcctcgacgacaagatgcccgtcgtcctcgccctcctcctcggacTCCAGCACGCCCTCTCCATGCTGGCGGGCGTCATCGCGCCGCCCATCATCCTcagcggccgcggcggcgccaaccTCGAGTCCGACCAGCAGCAGTACCTCGTCTCGACCGCCCTCATCGTCTCGGGCATCTTGTCATGCGTCCAGATCCACCGCTTCCGCGTGCCCCGAACAAG GTACTacatcggcaccggcgtcctctccgtcgtcggcatctccTTCAGCATCATCCCCATCGCCCAGGGCGCCTTCCGTCAGATGTACGCCAACGGCTACTGCCCCTccggccccgacggcgagccgctGCCGTGCCCGCGCGGCtacggcgccctcgtcggcaccgcctCCGTctgcgccctcgtcgaggtcctcaTCTCCTTCCTGCCACCCCGCGTCCTGCTCCGCCTCTTCCCGCCCATCGTCACCGGTCCGACCGTCATGCTCATTGGCGTCCACCTCATCGAGAGCGGCTTCAAGGACTGGATGGGCGGCAGCGGGCCCTGCGCCCAcccggccacggccgccgccgccttcgccaAGTGTCCGTCCATCCACGCGCCGCACGCGCTGCCGTGGGGCTCCGCCGAGTTCCTCGGCTTGGGCTTCTCCGTCTTCGTCACCATCATGCTCTGCGAGCGCTACGGCTCGCCCATCATGAAGTCGACCTCGGTCGTCCtcggtctcgtcgtcggctgcatcatcgccggcgccgccggctactttgacggctccggcatcgccgccgcgcccgtcGCCTCCTTCATCTGGGTCAAGACGTTTCCCCTCTCCATCTACGGCCCGCTCGTCATCcccatcatggccgtcttcgtcatctgcgcgaccgaggccgtcggcgacatcaCCGCCACCTGCGACGTCTCAAACCTCGAGATGCACGGCCCCAACTTCGAGTCCCGCATCCAGGGCGGCCTGCTGACCGACGGCctcaacggcgtcgccgccgccctcatgACCATGACGCCCATGAGCCGCTTCGCGCAGAACAACGGCGTCATCGCCCTGACGCGCTGCGCCAACCGCAAGGCTGGCTTCGCCTGCTGCTTCTTCCTCATCGTCATGGGCATCTTCAccaagctcgccgccgccctcgtcgccatcccgaagcccgtcctcggcggcatgaCCACCTTCCTCTtcagcgccgtcgccgtctccggcatggccatcctcgtccgcggcGTCGAGTTCAACCGGAGGACGCGCTTCATCCTGACGGCCGGCTTGGCCCTCGGGTACGGCGCCACCCTCGTGCCCAACTACTTCGAAGGCGTCTTCACCTACCACGGTGGCAACCAGgcgctcgccggcttcctcggcgccatcgtcctcATCATGGAGACCGGTttcgccgtcaccgccgccgtctgcaTGGCGCTGAACCTCGCGCTGCCGGaggacatggacgaggacACGTCCTTTGACGAGACCGaagtcgccgccgaggtcgtcgctTCGGCCAAGGaagtcgaggaggagggggaggaggagaggagggaggtGAGACGGCCGAGCTAG
- a CDS encoding chitinase 18-4 has product MRARTAWQQLLLLETFAMAFVSTRTRCLMYLTGQHNVVPADPDLIADISHVLLAFMNSAVFNVDQTPTDWPLFTNVDEVRQKFPQGTKVMVAIGGWGDSKGFEEAAKDEASRARWARQVAAMIRHTGADGVDIDWEYPGGNRNDYKIIPNEKRRWEIEAFVQLLQDIRSAIGTDKLLSVAVPGLERDLMAYTPETVPRISQAVDFINVMAYDLMNRRDTVVKHHSGVADTRDALQRYVQRGAPPRMLNLGLGYYVKAFMTQECGPDPIGCPTQLLEDPKTGADLGRTAGFSWHDETPKELVQSFRRALDDGFYDDDGSYGYWDGQEKRWWTFDTPLVIERKLHQVLAPMGYGGVFAWGLGEDAPKFANLAATINALRAVQSNMTKDEL; this is encoded by the exons ATGCGCGCCCGCACAGCTTggcagcagctgctgctcctcgagaCGTTTGCGATGGCATTCGTATCGACGAGAACACGATGCCTCATGTATCTGACCGG TCAGCACAACGTCGTGCCCGCAGACCCGGACCTCATCGCCGACATCTCTCATGTCTTGTTGGCCTTTATGAACTCTGCCGTCTTCAATGTGGACCAGACGCCCACCGACTGGCCCCTCTTCaccaacgtcgacgaggtccgcCAAAAGTTCCCGCAAGGCACCAAGGTCATGGTCGCCATCGGAGGATGGGGCGATTCAAAGGGCTTCGAGGAAGCGGCCAAGGATGAAGCGTCGAGAGCCCGCTGGGCCCGCCAGGTTGCTGCCATGATTCGCCATACCGGAGCCGATGGTGTAGACATTGACTGGGAGTATCCAGG GGGCAACCGAAACGACTACAAGATTATCCCAAACGAGAAAAGGCGGTGGGAGATTGAGGCATTTGTCCAACTTCTCCAGGATATTCGTTCGGCCATTGGCACCGACAAGCTGCTCTCGGTCGCGGTCCCTGGCCTCGAGCGCGATCTCATGGCTTACACGCCCGAGACAGTGCCCCGAATTTCTCAGGCTGTCGATTTCATCAACGTTATGGCCTACGACTTGATGAACAGGCGGGATACCGTCGTCAAGCACCACAGCGGCGTTGCCGACACCAGAGATGCCCTTCAGCGCTACGTCCAGCGAGGAGCGCCACCACGGATGCTAAACCTCGGGCTAGGATATTACGTCAAGGCGTTCATGACGCAAGAGTGCGGCCCCGACCCCATCGGCTGCCCGAcgcagctgctcgaggacCCCAAGACGGGCGCCGATCTGGGCCGGACCGCAGGCTTTAGCTGGCACGACGAGACGCCCAAGGAGCTCGTGCAATCGTTCCGCCGTGCCTTGGATGACGGATTctacgatgacgacggcagctATGGCTACTGGGACGGTCAGGAGAAGCGGTGGTGGACATTCGACACGCCGCTCGTCATTGAACGAAAGCTCCATCAGGTCTTGGCACCGATGGGATACGGAGGAGTCTTTGCCTGGGGTCTGGGCGAGGACGCACCCAAGTTTGCGAATTTGGCGGCCACGATAAATGCTCTCCGGGCCGTTCAGTCCAACATGACAAAGGACGAACTTTAG